aataatttatttaaagctcctcctcaaaagattatttattttcaaaatattcctaagactccaatcaactcaaattatgcacatcatataccacaaaatcacattagactccaatccacttcatcacacaacatcctcatcaacataacctcttcattcacatcatcgtcaaatatcatcattcacatcgtcatcaaacaccatcatcacatcatcatcatatatcatcattcacatcatcatcaaacattgtcatcacatcattgtcaaacattcactccaaaatccttattttagtcttatgttcattttatagaagcaaagggacattcttaactaaccaattcattcttttcattccaatcaatacatatatacacacaactatccatctcaacctcaagacatttatgacaagaaatctcatcttgggttcatgtgaatgaaacatgaatccatactctcaacaagactcaactcaagaatatcgtcaacatctataaatctatatacaaaggtacatttgaaatcaataatataaaagataactatttagtaactcaagtcattaaatacatcaatcaactaatagtacttaaaaacattctatagtttaggaaaacttttaaGAAAATCTTCTTAGagggttcaactctttcacaactcctatccaacacatctatgggcatatggaagaactcaatccatattttaggttagccttacataccttgtttgaagactttgaagaaaaccttgtgttgGGTCTCCAAGGGAGAACtaaaatcttgaagctcttggaccattcttgttggaaatggagaagatgaaggagagagaaagagagaagctcctagggctttttagagaaaGAGTGAGGCTGTAAatatgtgttcccaaaagaccaagggtaacttatatataatttgggcaagttcccaaattgcccctcctcaaaagttctgaaaaataggcaaacacgcacctggcgcgataatggcgcgtcgcgcccttgcagcgccaggctgattacgcctaaaacctgcacacctcgtagtggcgcgccgcgccaaggaccaaactactgaggcacattcttggcgcgatagtggcgcatcgcgcccttacagcgccaaggccaaaatttctgggttctggaaaattgacctgaaaaaccctgcacaacttttagcggcgcgtcgcgccaggggccaaactactgaggcatgttcctggcgcgatagtggcgcgtcgcgccactgcggcgccaagcccagtttttttagcaattgcaacccaggcctgaaaatctctactgtgctagttcatcttaggatcgtcatatcttttgactatgaactccaaaagttacattcttggtggtgttggaaagaagactcgacgaccattaatttaataggtcgtgggctacccagatcgtcatatatcaaaagatagggtcgttagaagtcaacccctcatgcaaactcctcctcaaacttagccacgacgacccttttggcttgatttggtcctaggggtccttcatgaccccacatcacctctaacgctctttaatttctcaggtactcgtcttaactcaagcacatacctCGAAATAAATACGGTTGACCCTACCCatgtacaagaaaggtccgaatcttagggaaaaattttgaggggtgttacactggGATGAGGACATTGGCATTAAAGTGAAGCAAAAGAATAATGACATTTTTATTTCTCAAGGAGAATACACAAAGAAGATTCTTAAGAAATTTGAGATGGAGAATTGCAAGACTATTTTTAGCATCCTCTGTGGATTGTGGAGTTAAACTGTCCAAGCGtgaagatgaaaaaaatatcaatcCCATATATTTCAAGAGTCTTACTCTAAGCTTAAGGTATTTAACTTATATGAGACCCGATATTCTTTTTGATGTTGGACTTGTCAGTCGCTTTATGGAAACTCCAAATTCTCATTTAAAAGCAGTCAAAAAAATACTCTGGTATATCAAAGAGTATGTAGTAACTTCTTCTTGTGTTTGTCATGCAATTTGGCTAATTAAGGAGCTTATTGAAAGAACTTCACTAACCACAAGAAGATGCAACTAAGATTTATATTGATAACAAATTGGCCATTGTGTCGGCCAAGAACCCGATatttcataaaaggagacataTTGATACTAAGTATCATTTCATTAGAGATTGCATATCGAAGAAGTAGGTAGAGCTTGAATTTGTGAAATCTCAAGACCAAGTTGCAGACATTTTCACCAAGCAGTTGAAGATTGATATTTTTCAGAAGTTGCGTATGGCTCTTGGAGTAGTGCATCAAATTTAAGGGGGATGTTGAAAAAATAAAGTTGTTCACATTATTTAATTTGTTCACATTATCTTTAATTTAGTTCATGAACTAGTAAATTAATGTATTAGGAGATATATGAATTGGTGAAAAATTCTAGATTAAGTCTAGTGAGTTTTTATTCATGTACTTGGAGGATGTAAAGTGTGAAATTATTAATAGTGATACATGTATGCTAGGCTATAAACATGGATGAATTCACTATAAATAGTCATATAATTTATCCATTTAAATTAAGCCAAGTTGAATAGAAAATCATTTTTCCTTCATTTCTCTTCTAGTGAATTTCGAGTATTATTTATGTTGTCTTGCCCTCTCAAATTTCCAACATTAGCTTGGATGAAAAACCAAATGAGCCatctttttatataatattgaaaATACTTcccttatttattaaaaaaatcacgTGTTAAttacaataacaaataaatttgTAAAACAAAGTTAAAGGCAAATAATTTAAGCTAAAGTCGATCaaattcatttcatttttggcTATATCATTGAAACAATAATAAATGAAAGAAAACggattatattaaaaataaaaataagaattgaaGTTGGATCATAAATTAATAAGTACTCGAACAAGAAATAAGAAGATTATGGATCTTTTCTATAAGCTTAGAGCTTGatgataaaattttgtcttgcaAGTGAGATGAAAtgtcttttcatttttcatgcAAAGGCTTACTTCAAATACtctgtgtatatatgtgtgttgatAATTTATTGTCTTTCGATATATGTATAATCTTTACTAACAGTTCTTAGGAAATGATATTATATAACCTCCTCTTTGATAAATTTAACAACGACCAGTAAGCAATTAGGACAAGATTTAACCTGTTAACAACTTAACATAACTGGCTCTGGAAATATGGAGTGTGTACATAAGTACCGATGCTTTTGCCGATTGCTATCCTCTTCGTTCAGTTCTTTGCACCACATGATGACTCAGATATGGAATTTGGCTTTGGGGAATGTATGTATTGAgctaaataattttgatataattagCATGATAGTTATAATTGCGCTATAAGAGAACGTTATTAGatgcaaacaaaaaaaaattataatctaaaaaaattcaaatataaggAAGTATCAATCTAATTGTAAGGGAGACCCTGAAAACATGTGTCATGTGTAAGAGAACCAGCATACATATAAAGGAAAGTCGCAAGCTAAGTCATGTGAAGGAAATATGGTTGGGACGAAAAAATAGGTTGCTTTACCATTTAAGATTATGGACTCTAATCACATAGAGCGCAAAAAAAAGAGTTGGGCACAATAAGAGATTATGGATTTTTTATTATGGACTAATCACAGAGCGCAAAGCCCATTCCGAGTGACTGAGGACTTCGTCGCTGCGTTCCGATCGATAAAATCCTCGGAGTGACTGAGGAGGACTTCATCGCTGTGTTCCGAAATCCTCGGAGTGACTGAGGAGGACTTCATCGCTGCGTTCCGATCGATAAAATCCTCCGAGTGACTGAGGACTCGTGAGCTCGCGCCGCTTTCCCTCATTCCACTTGTCCAGATCAAGTATCTAATTGAAAGACACTCACTCTTATTTAGAATGGGTTGGCTGGGTTGGCACGATAAGAGATTATGGATTGGATTCGAATCACCTAAAGAATCATATAGAGCGCAAAAAAGAGTTTGGCACGATAATATGGATTCGAATCACCtaaaaagcaaaaaaattaTCACGATAAGAGTTGTTGTCAGTAAATAAGCATCAGAAAGAGTTTTATTTATGATGCAAAAGTAACATTGCAGACGACAAGATAGATACTACAAGAGGGGCCAAAACCCCTCAACTCTTAGACCTCATTTACTTTGAGTAGGGAGTTACATTAATAGTAGATACTCTCTTTAGGTAGGAGGAGCCTTTTCTTATTTACTCACAAAGCTCTCACTTAGCACATATGCATCATTATATTCCCCTAGTGCATCGTGCATTATTTAGAAAACAAAGTCCAAAATTGAAGATAAATATAGTCCCTCTCCCCTTCTTCCTTCTTCACCCCTCTCCCTCTGCTGCTGGCGATGCTCCGGCCCTGCCACAAAGTAGGACTGCTCTTGCTTCTGAAAAATCTCTTCTACCTCTCTTCCGGGCATGTTGAAGGACAATTCTTTCGCTTCCGTGTCTACATTCCGCCATATGTTTTGCTTACCTATAATTTCAAATCAACGGAGAAAATTCACATTATCCGGTCatctacaaaaaaaatacttacaaaTCACCcgaaaagtaaaaataaaattaagaattgTCCAGCAACGCAAGGGATTAGTAGTAGCATGAACACATCATCTTACCCGTCGCCCgttaaattaaattttcttacAATATTGGTGTTAATTATATAGTACAAGCTAATAAAAAACACAGAGAAACAGAGAAACCTTCATTTGAGATGGTTGGAATAtgtcaaaaattaaataattttgaactCTGTCCCAATTTTTTACCTGATATAGTTCGAATTTCGAAGATCGAACAACAAAATATTTTCACCACAATTTATTCGTATGCCCTTTAATTTAATTGTATGTCAGAATGTAGGTCAAGTTTGACTCATGCCATCCGAACTATGTCAAGGATATCGGGATGGAGGGAGTAATCAAGAACAGAGGAAACTAAAGAGTGAGTATACCTGCAAGGAAGTTCTTTTTGCTGTTCTGAGCATTGATTCCAAAACCAACTATCCTGAGATTTGAGCCTCCGGTTTCTACGAAGGTAATTGGATGGCCTGCAGGGATTATCAAAACATCACCAACGTTTAGATTACCGCGGACTTTCTGGTAATGGACATCTCCTCCTCCTTGTTCTTGTTCTCTTCCTTGTTCTTGTTCTCTTCCTTCTCCACGATACCCTTGGCCTTGGCCTTGTCCTTGTCTTCCAAGATGAGGACATGCCATTTCAAACCGACCTTTTCCTTCTACTACCATAACCAACTTTGTAGACCTTGTGTTGTAATATGGCAGTACCATGCCACCCTACAATAATATTTCAGAGAGTTTCAACTTACTTAAGAGGTTAAATTTTGCAAAAAGGCTTAAGATTCCAAAACCTTAAGAGGCTTACTTGGTTGATGTTCATGAAACCAATAGAAGCATCCAAGTCCCTCAACTGCTCAAATCTTTCTGGAGATGCTTCAATTAACTGTCCAAATCTGCTTTCGAACAACGCGCGTTCCTTCAGCAGATTGAAAGGTCCTTGTGTTTTACCTTTAGTTTGCCTAGTGGAGCGTTCAGCGTGTTCACTTATAGCTCTAATCTGCTCTTCACTGGCTTTGATTACTATCCCCTGCTTTTGTTGTCCAAATAGCCTCTCTAACCTCTCCCTTGGGGTCTAATCATTTCATAACAACGACGAACAGTCAGCATTGTAACTAATATAAAAAAGACCAAacataaatttgacatgaaatttaattaaaaaatgatttttaaaactTCTGATCTAAAATAAGTAATAGCTTAGAAATCATTTCATTTCAGAGTAAATATGagcattttaaaattaaatttttaataaatatagaaatatgtctaattctttttgagataaactaaaaattgatttgattcATATAAATGAGAGAGAAAGTAGTTCTTTTTGATACTGATCCCCCCCAAAAAATGATTCATATAAATTGAATAGAGGAAGTAATAATTAAAGAGGCTCACATTGAAAGCAGTCTCCAGGACATCAAGGCTGAATGCTCTGTAGAAGGATTCCGGATTCTCACCTCCGGCACTAAAGTATTCCTGAAGTCAGAGATAAAAGCATTTTAGTGTCTGAAAACTTCTTATAGTACGAAGAAgaataccaacaacaataatatattcagtgTAATTTCACAGTATCTAAGAAGGATTAGAGTGTACATAGACTTTTTCGAACAACAGATTAAGTATTTTGTACAAATCTCATTTGACCAATTTTGAAGGTGTAAAATAGAAACAGAACACCTACTGCTAGTTGTAATATTGTGATACCAAAGTCTTATTTAagagaattttgatggattaTTATGATTACCTGCAATTGGCCAGGGGCATTGACGGACTTGGCCAGCACATAAACAAAGAACCTTTCATTGTTATCTCTGTTGATCAAGTAGATTGTCGAACTAGCAGGCACCTTGATTACATCCCCCTTCTCCAAGTTGAAGGAGTTCTTGTCATCTTGTTCCGCTATACTAATTGTTCCTTTCCCTGTACAATGTTAAAATTATTGCAATTACTACCATATTTCACTTGGTTTTAATTAGCCATTTTAATTACTATTCCTTCCATCCATTTTTTTTTACACCGCACCCTTGAgcagaaataataatattaatatagtGGACAAAAAAAAGtgaacataatatttaaaaacgGAGATGATTAGATAGATTACCTCTAACGACAACAAATATGGCTTCACCGTCACAGTGATGAGGCAGAAAGAAAGAATGAGGCTCCAATTCAAGGACTGCAAGACGGTATTTTTCAATTCCTCTTAGAAGTTGGGATCTTTGAGTGAATTTCTCGAGTATGCGGAAATCACCATGACTGGCTCTGAATGGAGACTTGAACCTCTGAGACTCGAATAAGTAGGGATTATTCGattcttcttgttcttgttctCTCTGTGGGTTAGTTTCTTCTTCTTGTCCTTTCTCTGTTCGGTACTCTTGTTGACAACGTTGTTTACACTCCATCAATTGTTGCCCCTGTTTTTCATCCTGGCATCTCCGTTGGCACTCTAGATATTCCCTGTATATCTTCTCAGGCCCACGTTTGCCTGTtggaaaattaaaaacaaaatagagTTAAAGAAACGCAACAAAGCCTATGGTGCACAATTCTATGATGTGCCACATATAGTAATTAGTGGACATCATTCGTTTGAAAGCTAATACAATGTATGCAATGATCACATGTATATAAGTTCATgttacatataaaaaaaaattaaaaaaattatttgatgtaTATAGAGCAAAAATTATTTTCGAAGAATTTAAATCTATTAATTCACTTGCAAAATGATACAAAATGAATGAGAAGAAATAACCTTTTCCAGATATAATAGGTATAACGATCAACCAAAGAAAATAccctcttttttttctagtCTTTTTCAGCTATAATCAGTATAAAGATAAACCAAAGAAAATACCCTATTTCTTTTCTCTCTGTatgtatgaaaataaaaatctcacttttttaaaaacaaCTGAAGtcagtcaaataaattaaaataataatgtacAATTTTgcaagacaaaaaaaaatgtcaaaatcatTTTATATACTGTAAATACTGAATCTCCCGTCTTGTTCATgtatctaatttttttaattgtaaaaCGTATAGAcagataaattaattaatatgaaaaagaattataaaaaattaaaagtaagacaagataaattaaaacgaaaaaaaaaagtattaacTAACACACACTACCTTGGTTATCTTCTCCAGTCTCCCTTCCATGTTGATGTTCTTGCTCTTTCTTATACTCTTGTTCACAACGTTGTTTGCACAACTGCTTTTGTTGTCCCTGTTGTTGTCTCTCACAACGCTGTTTGCACTCTCTCAATTTCTCCTGAGGATCATGGTGCTGAGTCAGTATATCCTCAATCACTTCCTCCTCTGACTTCTCTTTCTGTTGACGCTCGTAACGCAAAACACAGCTCCTCTGACATTGGAGCTGTTGTTCAGGGCGTTCGCCCTGAGCTTCACATTGACTCAAGCAACTCTCAAGCTCACGCCTCGGGTCTTTATCATCGCATTGAGATGCGAGGAACAAAGAGAAGATcaagaagaagagaaacaaaAGCTTAGGTTTAGTGAAAATTGCCATAGTAGAAATTGATGAGAAAGTATAGAAGATGGGAATGAAGAAAAAGTTGATTTGGTGAGTGGGGATTTATAGTGGAGGAAAATTGTGCATGCATGCATGCAAATTGACAAGTGTTGGAAGGGAAGAGTAAACGTGGAAatcgaaaaaaaaaaaaaaaaaagagtaaacgTGGAGAGGTAGATGGAGTGAAGTGGAAGTGTGAGAGGATAAGGCTTAGGTATATTAGCTGGCTTGTTGAGGTGGAGTTAATAAGGCTTAGCTAAATTAGCTGGCTTGTTGAGGTGGAGTTAAAAACTTTAgtatatgaattttaaattataatttattttatgaaattttaaataaataattcattaaaaaatattcattataatttttatgtaaaagTGTTTCCAATCAAATAATTCTTTtagattttttgaaaattatattgacttgtaatattttataaatatgtaaattttatgttaaaatatttgtaaaatttatatacaaatttatgattaataataatagtaacaataaaATACTCAGTGAAATATTAAAGTGAGGTCTAGAGAGGGTAGACTGTATACAGATTTTAACCTTATAAAGATAGAGAAACTGTTTCCGCAAAATCTTCGGTTCAAGTACATTAATCCCtaataaaagaagagaagaacacCGGAGATAAGAGtgaaacaataacaataacattaaaATAGTATGATAATCAGAATACAATAAATTATATAAGGCAAGAACTACAGGAGGACAATTAGCGTCCTGCCCCAGAAGCTAAACCTTGCATGACAAGACAATCTTCTACGTTTACTATCCTTGTACCCTAATATACAATATCCACGCCTTCTCCATGTCACGTGAATACTGTGTACGGACAATTTATAAAGGACAATTATTTTTTAGCATATTAGTAAATATTATATTAGCTGGCGCTGCTGCGCTGTGGAAATATGCGGCGAGTTGATAAGTATTGATGCTATTTTGATGATTGAATTAATGCGGAGAATTGAAATAGCTGCCTAATTTAATTCTAATTTATCTCCTTTCCAAAATATCCTAACTTTTATTCACTAAAGACAGATCTAAACTAGACTAGAGAGTCATACGATCAggacaaaaataatttaatagaaTTAATTATGAAATTCAACATTAATCTTTCATTAATAATTTGTAGCTAatactcatatatataaaatagaataaaataatttattattattaaaattatctttttatgtTCAACGATAAAAATTATCTAtcattaatttttgttttttaagtGAGTGACAGACACAAATTGAACTATATCTTTTTATGTGAGCTTATTGCCTTTTTATTCTACTGTGAAAAGTAATTATCTCTCTTGAATTACGTAACAATGTAACGCAAacactttatttttttcatactgacattttttatatttatattataaccATAGAAGTGCAAGAGTATGctttaaattaattaactaCAAATTTTAAAAGTCACATGAACGTTTTTATATTGCCGTGATGTCTTGAAGTGAAGCAAAAACATTGTTCCTTCTAGACCATAGTGaattattgaaatatttatGTTCCTAAAGaaagatatttaaaaatataaattaaagattattttttatttttatttttttgattattttcaaattattttactaGAAAATGTGAAGTTGTTAAAACCTTATTAAACAGCGgataaatatgaagaaaaaaaattatcaacaattctcttgaattttgaataatCCACTTATTGATTATTCCGAgatatgaaatttttttctaAGAATTCACTCAATCAAGTGTTAATTACTAATCTAACATCAGagtttatttaaataaatatatatatcactcAAATGGAGTACTTGATTAACCTTAAATGTCTATGCTATTTTTGTTAAACATTTTGGTTGTTGAGCTAATGACAGGTGAAGTACATTTGTATTCATAAATCAAGAAGACAAAATTTACATAAGTGTGCACGCGATGAAGAGAACACTTGGCAAGGAAGAGGCATGCAGAAACGACCAAGGTTTGCCTCTACATTGTATCTTATTGTTTTACTAAATATAGTATATGTGCAAAATGACACTATTTGCCACATCCCAAGAATATATAAAACATCTAGCTGATGCAATATGTAATAATTATAGCATGCGTGTGCAGACAAATTTGATAGGTATGTATTTTGTTTGTTGGAATTATTCGTggattattatatttataatttcaaagattaaagaattattgtgagttaattattaatatttttctcttgggAGTGTTTTCTTTTAATGAACTTATAAAGAGAGTGAAATGGAGTGATTACGCACATATATAAACGAGAAATACACTTGAAACATAAAATTGATCGATTTGCTTCTCTTTACATGAGATATGGGTCAAGCTTAATTCCAAACTAATTATCCAAATACATTTTAAATGGTGTAATAACTCTTTAATTAGTATATTTGTAACCCCCTTAATTAATTCTTGTTCTTGTATAATTAATTCGTGTTCTTGTAACAACTTCGGCAACTTGTCAATATATAAAAGATTGTCTTTATGAAGCTATTCGatctatattaaaaatatattcttaatttctcttttttttcttaagtaAATTTTGAGTAACTATTTTGTAAACTTTAAAGTATTTGAAAGTGTTGTATAACCTTAAAATGATGGATTAAGAAAATTGTATGCTAATAATTTTGGAACTGATTCTTTAGTAACCCTTTGTCATAAACACTAGAAGTCCTCTCAAAAAAGTGTATCGCTGTGACATAGActccgtttggatgggcttaaaaaagtaacttttatgtatgaagtgtttttagaactttgaggtgctgaaagttatttttataaataaacagttgagtgtttggataaaagtgcttaaatgaggaaaatgatgtgaattttaggattaaaagaataaaaaagctagtttgagaatttagttaaaatataagggatataaaagtaatttccatggtcaaagaaaatgccttaaacacttagaaaaaaaagttaggaatcctaacttttcatttttgactgactttaagaactttatggcttaaagttagcattaggcaaacacgtccaaaagctaaaaaagagatttaagttggttttaaccaacttaaagcccatccaaacgggctcatagtaTACTTgacatagtatatatatatatatatatatatatatatatatatatatgcgctTTTAATATTTCTTTACGGAAAAAGATTAAAAACACCCCTTTACTATGTGAAAAGAATTATTTATACCCTTCATTATATTTTTGATCTATAATTACTTCTGTCGTTATACATTGGTgtaaaaataccctttttccGTTAAGACCCTCAAACATGGCCGATACCAATCCAAGTGGCCTGATATGTTGTTGAGGTGAATGTCACCTCACCGTCTCAACCCCATTTTGCCCCTTCCCTTGCTTTTTCTTCCAGCACCGCCCCTTCATATAACTACCACGGCACCACCTCTCACTCATACTCGTGAAATTCTCAAACACACATGCTAGTGTagtattttttcaaatttaatccTAGGACATCCGTTGATTTCATAGCTCCAACATTTGATGACCTTAAAATTTTGTTTAAAATCGTACAACTGAAATAAGGAAATTGGGAATCGTCAATCCTAAGTTTTTACACACTATTGATATTTTTGTGATGTTATCTGCTTCTTTCGATATAGTTTACTGTTTCCCTTGTGGTTTCGTTAGAATGTCACATGGCCTGGTAGCAAAATCAAAACTTTGGGTCTTCTTCAAGCACCCAATTTGCCACAAGTCTTTACCGTTTGCCTTATAAATAATACGAGCTTTCTTCTCGTaatcataaaaaattaaaatatcatcctAATTAATTATGTTTTCCTTTGATTTCTTTACAGATGGATTAGAACACAAATTTCTTATTTCTAATAATGGTCTGAGTTCAATTTAGTTGAAATCTCAAAAATAAACAATAGACGGTTAATTTGCTATAATGaaagaattttaatttaaaattggtTTTCAGTCCATAAAAAGAAGATTGAAGTTAATTAGGAAATGACTCTTCTTTCCTAGATAGAGATCCGCCGAAGAAAGGGAGGAATAaaagtcagaaggagttggtgGCAGGGGTTGGATGAAGGGAGAGGAGGTGGTGGAAGAAAACGCAcgggaaggggtaaaatgggtCTGGGATGGTGAAGTGGCATGCCATAGCATCCATCTTAATGAAATATCATGCCACTTGGACCAATTTTTGCCATGTTGGAGGGTCTTAACGGAAAAGGGGTATTTTTTACACCAACTGTACAACGGCAGGAGTAATTATAGATCAAAAGTATAACGAAGGATATAAATGATCTTTTTCACATAGTAAAGGGGTATAACGAAGGGTATaacaatatttattattattgtacaattaataaaatatggtacatcttattctttttaaagtcattagaaaaattatattagatatattgttattgttattacgTTGTTAATCAATTAATATAGTACGATCATTACTCTAGAAGCTCGTATAATCAGAGAGGACAAAAATATTGTCGAAAGTATCCTTGCTGAGCTATAAATTAGGGTATTGGGAAATTAATGACCTTATTGGTTGGGTCAGGTATGAAGTTTTGGGCtggtgtaacaacccctaaaatgttgtatgtcggtatttcaattctcgacgaaaataatacagcctctgtattttgggcataacttttcataggttggtccaaattaggtgattcaaatttctgggtaaccacaacatccttacctacaacttttatgaagaacatatcttaagattcggagtataagtaggtcaaataaattaatctttgcaagatatagtactgtgacggaattgagtgtttatagaagaaaatttatatctcactgtaggttgctccaaattggttgattcttgaacgatatgaaactagacttccatatctacaattcttatgaagacaccaaatcctaataaggaatttatcttattcaaatgcagcttcgaaaaagagtattctgttaaaaagaactcatcttacctaccatggaaagatctagatacatttgacatcattcatgacataaattgtcctccatttaacatcatccatgacatcaatatattccattaaattttcagatttttctttataattattttatttattgttaggtcactctttcccacctataaatacccaccttattttctcattttattcatcaagctttttaagcatttcttctctctatatacttcttctcaaatatagttttagttttagtagtataaaaatactactccgattattcttatactccgggtagtacacaaaacgctctggcgagaagaaaaggctaggggtccaagagtgttccaattcggagtaaaccttcggatttaaggtatgtaaggctttcatagcattggattgagttcgtccatgcgcccaatatttaaattca
This DNA window, taken from Solanum dulcamara chromosome 3, daSolDulc1.2, whole genome shotgun sequence, encodes the following:
- the LOC129881825 gene encoding vicilin Jug r 2.0101-like gives rise to the protein MAIFTKPKLLFLFFLIFSLFLASQCDDKDPRRELESCLSQCEAQGERPEQQLQCQRSCVLRYERQQKEKSEEEVIEDILTQHHDPQEKLRECKQRCERQQQGQQKQLCKQRCEQEYKKEQEHQHGRETGEDNQGKRGPEKIYREYLECQRRCQDEKQGQQLMECKQRCQQEYRTEKGQEEETNPQREQEQEESNNPYLFESQRFKSPFRASHGDFRILEKFTQRSQLLRGIEKYRLAVLELEPHSFFLPHHCDGEAIFVVVRGKGTISIAEQDDKNSFNLEKGDVIKVPASSTIYLINRDNNERFFVYVLAKSVNAPGQLQEYFSAGGENPESFYRAFSLDVLETAFNTPRERLERLFGQQKQGIVIKASEEQIRAISEHAERSTRQTKGKTQGPFNLLKERALFESRFGQLIEASPERFEQLRDLDASIGFMNINQGGMVLPYYNTRSTKLVMVVEGKGRFEMACPHLGRQGQGQGQGYRGEGREQEQGREQEQGGGDVHYQKVRGNLNVGDVLIIPAGHPITFVETGGSNLRIVGFGINAQNSKKNFLAGKQNIWRNVDTEAKELSFNMPGREVEEIFQKQEQSYFVAGPEHRQQQRERGEEGRRGEGLYLSSILDFVF